Proteins encoded by one window of Lathyrus oleraceus cultivar Zhongwan6 chromosome 1, CAAS_Psat_ZW6_1.0, whole genome shotgun sequence:
- the LOC127125343 gene encoding protein PNS1: MASFKNFNVITNSTKAQDSTFLNQTLRGNIMRKIFKIIFYLHLLVISLLIISLTIYNLISTSQNPNFHPMKWYPPLLTSTLCAGVFGFTWQWITLKNPKIAIKATFWLSPFLTCAMAVMLVYIETPISLTFGVIALISSLIQSLYGCWINHRLEYADKILSTSIVDFPIKTMRIAFSSILIGIFYCFFLMFGIGGARAIENKKKVTSLFILLILLSLGWTMQFLKNVIHVTISRVKYMNLGGGEEIMDTNVAFHDTLKYLIGSVTIGSILVPFISTFRGFARSMSLIGGDSDEFMFSFVSCYMGIASILVRCGNRFGFVHVGVYNKGFVQSSCDVWDIFNRVGLVQLVDLDLSGSFCFLSGVAGGAISSLVGGIWSIVVYKKYATEVSIYGFLIGYFMVRLGLAWVQACVCAYYVAYAENPQSTHFDSTIPMRLEQLHRSQV, translated from the exons ATGGCTAGCTTCAAGAACTTCAATGTCATCACAAACTCCACCAAG GCACAAGATTCAACCTTTCTAAACCAAACACTAAGAGGAAACATTATGAGGAAAATCTTCAAGATTATTTTCTATCTCCACTTGCTTGTAATTTCACTTTTGATCATTTCCCTCACAATCTATAACCTTATCTCCACCTCTCAAAATCCTAATTTCCACCCAATGAAATGGTACCCTCCACTCTTAACCTCAACATTATGTGCTGGAGTTTTTGGTTTCACATGGCAATGGATCACTCTCAAGAACCCTAAAATTGCCATCAAAGCAACATTTTGGCTTAGCCCTTTTCTTACATGTGCAATGGCCGTCATGTTGGTCTACATCGAAACTCCGATAAGTCTTACATTTGGTGTCATTGCTTTGATTTCTTCATTGATTCAATCTCTCTATGGTTGTTGGATCAATCATAGACTTGAATATGCCGACAAAATTTTATCAACTTCAATAGTTGATTTTCCCATCAAAACCATGAGAATAGCATTTTCATCAATCCTAATAGGAATTTTCTATTGCTTTTTTCTCATGTTTGGAATAGGAGGAGCAAgagcaattgaaaacaaaaaaaaggTAACATCATTGTTCATTTTGTTGATTCTATTGAGCCTAGGATGGACTATGCAATTTCTCAAGAATGTGATTCATGTAACAATTTCTAGGGTTAAGTATATGAACTTAGGTGGTGGTGAAGAAATCATGGACACAAATGTTGCATTTCATGACACATTAAAGTACTTAATTGGAAGTGTTACAATAGGTTCAATTTTGGTTCCATTTATCTCAACCTTTAGGGGTTTTGCTAGGTCAATGAGTCTCATTGGAGGAGATAGTGATGAGTTCATGTTTTCTTTTGTTAGTTGCTATATGGGAATTGCATCAATTCTTGTGAGGTGTGGAAATAGGTTTGGTTTTGTGCATGTTGGTGTTTATAATAAAGGGTTTGTGCAAAGTTCTTGTGATGTATGGGATATTTTCAATAGGGTTGGATTGGTGCAACTTGTGGATTTGGATCTTAGTGGATCATTTTGTTTCCTTAGTGGTGTGGCAGGGGGTGCAATTAGTAGTTTGGTGGGTGGGATTTGGAGTATTGTGGTGTATAAGAAATATGCAACTGAAGTGTCTATTTATGGGTTCTTAATTGGATACTTTATG GTTAGATTGGGATTGGCATGGGTACAAGCATGTGTTTGTGCTTACTATGTTGCTTATGCAGAGAATCCACAAAGTACTCATTTTGACTCAACTATACCAATGCGTTTGGAACAGCTTCATAGATCTCAAGTTTAG